In Thalassospira marina, the following are encoded in one genomic region:
- a CDS encoding LysR family transcriptional regulator: MNADLMPFLRRMDLNLLVTFDVLMRTGSATEAAQLLNKTQPGVSRDLSRLREIFSDPLLVWNHGHFQPTERALELHPTVREALSTLEAAFRPPESFNPAHASGVVNIGLGAHLETVLAGPLLRILAQKAPDVIPRLHPVHGAFDPDQIDNKQLDIAIGLFRNIPKRINAEVLFSDTRVAVMSKNHPLAHRAEIELQHLMEYRFFAFSNMFQQRTNFDEALKRTGFQLPFSAYLSGFGITGYVLEESDYVTTMPYVAAQAHIRHFNLIHRQLPPALQPVTFYMIWPRRLESDPLVNWVITLLKEVTAQEVTNTGTR; encoded by the coding sequence ATGAATGCCGACTTGATGCCCTTTCTGCGCCGTATGGATTTAAACTTGCTGGTTACTTTTGACGTACTGATGCGCACGGGATCCGCAACCGAAGCCGCACAGTTGCTTAATAAAACGCAACCAGGTGTCAGCCGGGATCTATCGCGCCTGCGCGAAATTTTTTCCGATCCTCTTCTGGTCTGGAATCACGGCCATTTTCAGCCCACCGAACGCGCGCTGGAATTACACCCAACCGTTCGCGAAGCGCTCAGCACCCTTGAAGCCGCCTTTCGCCCACCCGAAAGCTTCAACCCCGCCCATGCATCCGGGGTGGTCAATATCGGGCTTGGCGCACATTTGGAAACGGTCCTGGCGGGGCCGCTATTGCGAATTCTCGCGCAAAAGGCACCCGATGTTATCCCGCGTTTGCACCCGGTTCATGGGGCCTTTGACCCTGACCAGATCGATAACAAACAGCTTGATATCGCGATTGGTCTTTTTCGCAATATCCCCAAACGGATCAATGCCGAGGTGCTTTTTTCCGACACCCGCGTTGCCGTGATGTCAAAAAACCATCCGCTGGCCCACCGTGCCGAAATTGAATTGCAACATTTGATGGAATATCGCTTTTTCGCCTTTTCCAACATGTTCCAGCAACGCACCAATTTTGACGAGGCTTTGAAGCGTACTGGCTTTCAGCTTCCATTTTCGGCCTATCTTTCGGGATTTGGCATTACCGGCTACGTACTTGAAGAAAGCGACTATGTCACCACCATGCCGTATGTCGCCGCACAGGCCCATATCCGCCATTTCAACCTGATCCATCGCCAGTTACCCCCGGCCCTTCAACCCGTCACCTTCTATATGATCTGGCCCCGGCGCCTTGAAAGCGACCCGCTGGTAAACTGGGTTATCACCCTGCTGAAGGAAGTGACCGCACAAGAAGTTACCAATACTGGCACCCGATAA
- a CDS encoding SLC13 family permease, with protein MNFEQLALVAIIVIAIAAMASDRFRYDLVAVLALLAAIVLGVVPQDNAFAGFSNGAVVTVAGVLIITRTIIATGAMEPVSQLLSKRFESRWSLVAIFCATGAVLSAFMNNIGALALLMPVALAATARRGEHPGYLLMPLSFATLLGGMTTLIGTPANLIISQIRDKAVSQPFDMFDFWPVGSVIAVSGVSFLVAAGWRMIPGRDLNDGETREAVRFLTELRVGANGISEYGSVLELEGAFCIRIHGIVRDNRRVFAPKNRQTFEIDDLVIIEADLDVLEVLCDRYGFRLPGQIGVLSDDDEMVEAVVPADSIVQGSNLHTLEPKDRWQVDIVALARQSKRFDGRLADATLMPGDILIFRGNSSRVDTAISDLGLLPLAARTIRLRPRAALWAVGIFAFAIILAASGITTPAISFVAAVTLMLLTRVTSARDLYRRVEGPVLVLLAALIPIGEALRTTGTAELVAGYLLQIAGSAGPMWLLAFSLVLAMAITPILNNVTAVIVLAPIVMALAYRAGLAPDAFLMAVAIGASTDFLTPIGHHNNTIIMGPGGYRFRDYWRCGLPVSIVVFIVSMILLPVIFPI; from the coding sequence TTGAATTTTGAGCAACTGGCGCTTGTCGCCATCATTGTGATAGCGATAGCCGCAATGGCAAGCGATCGTTTCAGATATGATCTGGTTGCCGTTTTGGCCCTGCTTGCGGCCATTGTTTTAGGGGTTGTCCCGCAGGACAATGCCTTTGCCGGTTTTTCCAATGGTGCGGTTGTGACAGTGGCAGGTGTTTTGATCATCACGCGCACCATTATTGCCACCGGGGCGATGGAACCCGTAAGCCAGTTGCTTTCAAAAAGGTTTGAAAGCCGTTGGTCCCTTGTTGCGATATTTTGTGCGACGGGCGCAGTTCTTTCGGCCTTTATGAATAATATCGGTGCACTGGCCCTGTTGATGCCCGTTGCCCTTGCCGCAACGGCGCGGCGGGGCGAGCATCCCGGATATTTGCTGATGCCGTTATCATTTGCGACCCTTCTTGGCGGGATGACGACCCTGATCGGGACCCCGGCCAATCTGATTATTTCGCAAATCCGGGATAAAGCTGTCAGCCAGCCTTTTGACATGTTCGATTTTTGGCCCGTAGGCAGTGTTATTGCGGTTTCCGGGGTAAGTTTCCTTGTTGCTGCGGGATGGCGGATGATACCGGGGCGTGATCTTAATGATGGTGAAACCCGGGAAGCCGTCAGGTTTCTGACGGAATTGCGTGTCGGTGCAAACGGCATATCCGAATACGGGTCGGTGCTGGAGCTTGAGGGCGCATTCTGCATCAGAATTCACGGAATTGTGCGTGATAACCGGCGTGTCTTTGCCCCGAAAAACCGGCAAACATTCGAAATTGATGATTTGGTGATTATCGAAGCCGATCTTGACGTGCTGGAAGTGTTATGTGACCGCTATGGATTTCGTTTGCCTGGCCAGATTGGCGTTTTATCCGATGATGATGAAATGGTCGAAGCTGTTGTGCCGGCTGACAGTATCGTGCAGGGCAGTAACCTTCATACGCTTGAACCAAAGGATCGCTGGCAGGTCGATATTGTGGCACTGGCGCGTCAAAGCAAACGATTTGATGGCCGGCTTGCCGATGCAACGCTGATGCCTGGTGATATCCTGATATTTCGGGGTAATTCATCCCGGGTTGATACGGCAATTTCCGACCTGGGATTATTGCCTTTGGCCGCAAGAACAATTCGGTTGCGTCCACGGGCTGCTTTGTGGGCTGTCGGGATTTTTGCTTTTGCGATTATTCTGGCCGCCAGCGGCATAACCACCCCGGCGATATCTTTTGTCGCTGCCGTGACGTTGATGCTGTTAACCCGGGTGACCAGTGCCCGTGATCTATACCGCCGTGTCGAAGGCCCGGTTCTGGTTCTGCTGGCAGCGCTGATTCCGATTGGCGAGGCATTGCGAACAACAGGCACGGCCGAACTTGTGGCGGGGTATCTTTTGCAAATTGCGGGCAGTGCTGGTCCGATGTGGCTGTTGGCTTTTAGCCTTGTGCTGGCGATGGCAATAACACCAATTCTGAATAATGTTACGGCGGTTATTGTATTGGCCCCTATTGTAATGGCACTGGCATACCGTGCCGGGCTGGCACCCGATGCATTTCTGATGGCTGTCGCGATAGGGGCTTCGACCGATTTTCTGACACCGATTGGCCATCATAACAATACGATCATTATGGGGCCGGGGGGATATCGTTTCCGGGATTACTGGCGCTGTGGTTTGCCTGTCAGCATTGTTGTTTTTATCGTGTCGATGATTTTGCTGCCGGTCATTTTCCCGATCTGA
- a CDS encoding sulfate/molybdate ABC transporter ATP-binding protein → MQIDIRNVSKDYGRQTALHNIDLNIQSGELVALLGPSGSGKTTLLRLIAGLEFPNSGQIMFDVSDASKLSVGERNVGFVFQNYALFKHMRVIDNIAFGLRARPKNSRPDDHEIVARSRDLLSLVKLSGYEDRFPSQLSGGQQQRVALARALAIEPSVLLLDEPFGALDAKVRQDLRKWLRELHDETGHTTVFVTHDQEEALDLADRVVVVEEGRIAQVGVPNDVYDAPVSPFVYEFIGDVNKLSVIVTDGQILLPGRPIALDTTIEQDGAYRLYVRPHDIRVAAKENGQALTGLVRDIRATGPAVVMDVALDSWNARLDIALSHNDDNWRNLTTGARVEIQLRKYALFPE, encoded by the coding sequence ATGCAAATCGATATTCGGAATGTATCAAAGGACTATGGCCGGCAAACTGCCCTGCACAATATCGACCTGAATATACAATCTGGCGAACTGGTTGCCCTGTTGGGGCCGTCCGGATCAGGCAAAACGACGTTGTTGCGGCTGATTGCAGGGTTGGAATTTCCCAATAGCGGGCAGATCATGTTTGATGTCAGTGATGCATCAAAATTGTCGGTCGGGGAACGCAATGTTGGTTTTGTGTTTCAGAATTATGCTTTGTTCAAGCATATGCGGGTGATTGACAATATTGCGTTTGGTTTGCGGGCCCGTCCTAAAAACAGCCGGCCAGATGATCATGAAATCGTTGCCCGTTCGCGGGACCTTTTATCCCTCGTGAAATTGTCAGGGTACGAGGATCGCTTCCCTTCACAGTTATCCGGCGGCCAGCAACAGCGCGTTGCCCTGGCGCGGGCCCTTGCTATCGAACCATCGGTATTGTTGTTGGACGAGCCGTTTGGGGCGCTTGATGCAAAAGTCCGGCAGGATTTGCGCAAGTGGCTGCGCGAACTGCATGACGAAACGGGTCACACAACCGTTTTTGTGACGCATGACCAGGAAGAGGCCCTGGACCTGGCGGATCGGGTTGTTGTGGTCGAGGAGGGGCGAATTGCCCAGGTTGGCGTGCCAAACGATGTTTATGACGCGCCGGTGTCTCCGTTTGTTTACGAGTTTATTGGCGATGTGAACAAGCTGTCTGTCATTGTGACGGACGGGCAGATTCTTCTGCCCGGACGCCCCATCGCGCTTGATACCACAATTGAACAGGATGGTGCCTATCGCCTGTATGTCCGGCCGCATGACATTCGTGTTGCTGCAAAGGAAAATGGCCAGGCCCTGACCGGTTTGGTCAGGGATATAAGGGCGACAGGCCCGGCTGTTGTCATGGATGTAGCCCTTGATAGCTGGAATGCCCGGCTTGATATCGCATTGTCGCACAATGACGATAACTGGCGTAATCTGACGACTGGCGCACGGGTCGAAATCCAGTTGCGCAAATATGCCCTGTTTCCCGAATAA
- the cysW gene encoding sulfate ABC transporter permease subunit CysW, which translates to MFSSGSYKQGRGEPAIVKWLLIFAALSFLAIFLVLPLVIVFSEALAAGWRTYLAALVEPDALAALQLTITVVIFAVPLNILFGLAAAWAIAKHDFRGKSLLVTFIDLPFSVSPVVAGLSFVMLFGNHGWFGGILDRADIDIIFATPGIILATIFVTFPFVARELIPLMESQGNSLEEAALSLGASGWRTFFKVTLPNVKWALFYGVLLCSARAMGDFGAVSVVSGHIRGVTNTLPLHVEVLYNEYSFSASFAVASLLAVIALFTLILKSILEWRHGDDLAPGHRS; encoded by the coding sequence ATGTTTTCTTCCGGATCCTACAAGCAGGGAAGAGGGGAGCCCGCCATCGTCAAATGGTTGCTGATTTTCGCGGCCCTTTCGTTCCTGGCGATATTTCTTGTTCTTCCACTTGTGATTGTTTTTTCCGAGGCACTGGCCGCTGGCTGGCGAACCTATCTTGCTGCACTGGTCGAGCCCGATGCCCTTGCGGCTTTGCAGCTGACAATTACCGTTGTCATCTTCGCCGTTCCATTAAACATTTTATTTGGCCTTGCGGCGGCATGGGCAATTGCCAAACACGATTTTCGCGGCAAGAGCCTGCTGGTGACCTTTATCGATTTGCCGTTTTCGGTATCGCCAGTCGTTGCCGGGCTTTCCTTTGTCATGCTGTTTGGCAATCACGGCTGGTTTGGCGGGATTTTGGACCGGGCTGATATCGACATCATTTTCGCAACGCCAGGCATCATTCTGGCTACAATTTTTGTAACCTTTCCGTTCGTTGCGAGAGAGTTGATCCCCCTGATGGAAAGCCAGGGCAACAGCCTTGAAGAGGCCGCGTTATCGCTTGGCGCAAGTGGCTGGCGGACGTTTTTCAAGGTAACCCTTCCCAATGTGAAATGGGCACTATTTTACGGCGTATTGTTATGTAGTGCGCGTGCCATGGGGGATTTTGGCGCGGTTTCGGTTGTGTCCGGGCATATTCGAGGTGTCACCAATACGCTGCCGCTCCATGTTGAAGTTCTGTACAACGAATATTCATTTTCAGCTTCGTTTGCCGTGGCTTCGCTTTTGGCGGTTATCGCGCTTTTTACCCTTATTTTGAAATCCATACTTGAATGGCGCCATGGCGACGACCTTGCCCCTGGTCACCGTTCATAA
- the cysT gene encoding sulfate ABC transporter permease subunit CysT: MTVTIRKRGRKRVIPGFGITLGFTLSYLGVIVLVPLAAIVARSVGMEWGDFLSIIRSTRTLHALWLSFGAAFVAAVIDAIFGFLIAWVLVRYRFPGRKIVDALIDLPFALPTAVAGIALVTIYSPNGPIGQVLAMAGLRVAYSPVGVVIAMMFIGLPFVVRSVQPVLEQFDHRLEEAAASLGAGRLFTFRKVIFPVLFPALMTGFALALARGIGEYGSIIFIAGNIPNVSEIAPLLIIIRLEEFNYDGATVIATTMLVMSFAMLLIVNLLQAWSRKRSGN; the protein is encoded by the coding sequence ATGACTGTCACCATTCGTAAACGTGGCAGGAAGCGCGTGATCCCGGGTTTCGGGATCACGCTTGGCTTCACACTGTCCTATCTGGGTGTCATTGTGTTGGTGCCGCTGGCTGCAATTGTTGCCAGATCAGTCGGTATGGAATGGGGCGATTTTCTTTCAATTATCCGCTCAACACGGACATTGCACGCGCTTTGGCTTAGTTTTGGTGCTGCTTTTGTCGCAGCAGTGATTGATGCCATTTTTGGGTTCCTGATTGCGTGGGTTCTGGTGCGCTATCGCTTTCCCGGACGGAAAATCGTCGATGCTTTGATTGATCTTCCATTCGCCCTGCCCACTGCCGTTGCGGGCATTGCGCTTGTTACAATTTATTCTCCTAACGGTCCCATCGGCCAGGTTCTGGCGATGGCAGGCCTGCGGGTTGCCTATAGCCCTGTTGGCGTCGTTATTGCGATGATGTTTATCGGCCTGCCGTTTGTCGTGCGGTCGGTTCAGCCTGTGCTTGAACAGTTTGATCACCGTCTGGAAGAAGCTGCGGCTTCTTTGGGTGCGGGGCGTCTGTTCACGTTCAGAAAGGTGATCTTTCCGGTGTTGTTCCCGGCCCTGATGACGGGGTTTGCGCTGGCGCTGGCGCGCGGGATTGGAGAATACGGATCCATTATTTTTATCGCGGGCAATATTCCGAATGTTTCCGAGATCGCGCCGTTGCTGATCATCATTCGCCTTGAAGAATTCAATTATGATGGCGCAACAGTGATCGCAACCACCATGCTGGTGATGTCGTTTGCCATGTTGCTTATCGTCAATCTGCTGCAGGCCTGGAGCCGCAAACGCAGTGGCAATTAA
- a CDS encoding sulfate ABC transporter substrate-binding protein has translation MLDSSIKSVRGGLLGVALFAVSTIVSVAPGNAADVTLLNVSYDPTRELYREFNKAFAEHWLTEKGQSVEIRMSHGGSGKQARSVIDGLEADIVTLALSADIDAIAENTGWINPGWRERLPLGAAPYTSTIVFLVRNGNPKNIRDWGDLVRDDVQVITPNPKTSGGARWNYLAAWAFAEDNFGGDEQKVREFIAKLYKNVPVLDTGARGSTNTFIKTGIGDVLLAWENEAFLALEKLGDEFEIVVPSESVLAQPPVSVVDKVVDDHGTRDIATAYLEYLYSPTGQKIAAKYYYRPVNPEDADPEDLKRFPPLKLFTVEDRFGGWTKAQKDHFADGGTFDQLYQSN, from the coding sequence ATGCTTGATAGTTCGATCAAATCTGTGCGGGGAGGCCTCCTTGGTGTGGCGCTTTTTGCCGTATCGACAATCGTTTCAGTGGCACCAGGCAATGCGGCCGATGTGACCCTGCTTAATGTAAGTTACGATCCCACCCGTGAGCTGTATCGCGAATTCAACAAGGCTTTTGCCGAGCACTGGTTGACCGAAAAGGGCCAATCCGTTGAAATTCGCATGTCCCATGGCGGGTCGGGAAAACAGGCGCGTTCGGTCATCGACGGTTTGGAAGCCGATATTGTTACACTGGCCCTTTCTGCCGATATTGATGCCATTGCTGAAAACACCGGTTGGATTAATCCTGGCTGGCGTGAACGGCTACCGCTCGGGGCTGCACCTTATACCTCGACCATCGTGTTTCTGGTGCGCAACGGTAACCCAAAGAATATTCGGGATTGGGGCGATCTGGTCCGTGATGATGTGCAGGTTATAACGCCCAATCCCAAAACCTCAGGTGGGGCACGCTGGAACTATCTGGCGGCTTGGGCTTTTGCAGAAGACAATTTTGGCGGTGATGAACAGAAGGTGCGGGAATTTATTGCCAAGCTTTATAAAAACGTACCTGTTCTTGATACGGGTGCGCGTGGATCAACCAACACGTTTATCAAGACCGGCATTGGTGATGTTCTGCTTGCGTGGGAAAACGAGGCCTTTCTCGCGCTTGAAAAACTTGGTGACGAGTTTGAGATCGTTGTGCCGTCAGAGTCCGTTCTGGCCCAGCCACCTGTATCTGTCGTTGACAAGGTCGTGGATGATCATGGGACACGTGACATTGCAACAGCCTATCTTGAATACCTTTATTCGCCGACAGGTCAGAAAATTGCGGCCAAATATTATTACCGGCCGGTCAATCCGGAGGACGCCGACCCCGAGGATTTAAAGCGTTTCCCCCCATTAAAGCTGTTTACCGTTGAAGATCGCTTTGGTGGTTGGACCAAGGCACAAAAAGATCATTTTGCCGATGGCGGCACATTTGATCAGCTCTATCAGAGCAACTAA
- a CDS encoding RrF2 family transcriptional regulator, protein MLAQKTKYAVKAMIALAEIGVGEAMQIADLAKQEAIPKKFLEQILLDLKHQGLINSRRGKLGGYTLIKAPEEISIGRIVRLIEGPIAPLSCLSKMAYQRCDDCRDETNCRVRRVFAESYEATVAILERTTLKDALADSGDEKTSTVA, encoded by the coding sequence ATGTTGGCACAAAAAACAAAATACGCTGTTAAGGCGATGATTGCATTGGCGGAAATCGGTGTTGGCGAAGCCATGCAAATTGCCGATCTGGCAAAGCAGGAAGCGATCCCGAAGAAGTTTTTGGAGCAGATCCTGCTGGATTTGAAGCATCAGGGATTGATCAACAGTCGCCGGGGAAAGCTGGGTGGCTATACGCTGATAAAAGCGCCAGAAGAAATTTCGATTGGCCGGATTGTCCGGCTTATTGAAGGGCCAATTGCCCCATTATCCTGCCTGAGCAAAATGGCCTACCAGCGCTGTGATGACTGCCGTGACGAGACCAATTGTCGTGTTCGTCGTGTCTTTGCTGAATCCTATGAGGCAACTGTTGCCATTCTTGAACGGACGACGTTGAAGGATGCCCTTGCCGACAGTGGCGACGAAAAAACATCCACCGTCGCCTGA
- a CDS encoding ABC transporter ATP-binding protein, with translation MAKLELKGLKKAYGSVDVIKGIDLTIEDGEFCVFVGPSGCGKSTLLRMIAGLEDITDGTFAIDGERMNDIAPAKRGIAMVFQSYALYPHLSVRENIAFGLKVRKTPKAEIDSLVNQAVTMLQLEKLTERFPRELSGGQRQRVAIGRAIVGQPETFLFDEPLSNLDAELRVHMRTQISELHSRLKRTMIYVTHDQVEAMTLADKIVLLRGGKIEQVGSPRDLYERPQNIFAAQFIGTPKMNIFDLENDFSELRGRLNFPAQAHYCGVRPDSFEIVPKDEGLLAASVRLVEYLGNATLVHAQIDGHEPIIIEQPVDTQLKSGDTVYLSVRPSQMHIFGPDGNRLP, from the coding sequence ATGGCAAAACTTGAACTAAAGGGGCTTAAAAAGGCTTATGGTTCGGTCGATGTGATCAAGGGTATCGATTTGACCATCGAAGATGGCGAATTCTGTGTCTTTGTCGGGCCGTCTGGATGCGGGAAGTCGACTTTATTGCGCATGATTGCCGGCCTTGAAGATATCACGGATGGCACCTTTGCAATTGATGGCGAGCGAATGAATGACATTGCACCGGCAAAGCGCGGTATCGCGATGGTGTTTCAGTCCTATGCGCTTTATCCGCATCTAAGTGTTCGCGAAAATATCGCCTTTGGCCTGAAGGTTCGCAAAACGCCGAAGGCAGAAATTGATAGCCTCGTGAACCAGGCAGTAACCATGTTGCAACTGGAAAAGCTTACTGAACGTTTTCCCCGCGAGCTTTCTGGTGGTCAGCGGCAAAGGGTGGCAATTGGCCGTGCGATTGTCGGGCAGCCAGAGACGTTTCTGTTCGATGAACCACTGTCGAACCTCGATGCTGAACTGCGTGTTCATATGCGGACGCAGATATCAGAACTTCATAGCCGACTAAAGCGTACGATGATTTATGTGACGCATGATCAGGTTGAGGCGATGACGCTGGCCGATAAAATCGTTTTGTTGCGCGGCGGAAAAATAGAGCAGGTTGGCTCCCCGCGTGATCTGTATGAAAGACCGCAAAACATTTTCGCAGCGCAGTTCATTGGCACACCAAAGATGAATATTTTTGATCTGGAGAACGATTTTTCTGAACTTCGGGGCAGACTGAATTTTCCGGCCCAAGCGCACTATTGTGGCGTTCGCCCCGATAGCTTCGAGATTGTTCCCAAGGACGAAGGTCTGCTTGCCGCAAGCGTCCGGCTGGTAGAGTATCTTGGTAACGCCACGTTGGTACATGCACAGATTGACGGTCACGAACCGATCATTATTGAGCAGCCAGTGGATACCCAGCTTAAATCCGGCGATACCGTTTATTTAAGCGTCCGCCCATCTCAAATGCACATTTTTGGGCCGGATGGGAACCGGCTACCGTAA
- a CDS encoding FAD-dependent oxidoreductase, with protein sequence MKELHSDIVIIGGGLGGVAAALSALKMGYGVILTEEFKWLGGQLTTQAVPPDENPWIETVGSTASYKQLRQEIRAYYRRNYPLTDKARASENLNPGSGNVSPICAEPRAGVAAIDALLAPWFATDRLTVLLNTKAIAVESKDDSFASVTVMSAEYGEMLLTGKYFIDATELGDLLELGDVEHVTGAESRAETGEPSALEGEADPNDQQAVSWCFAMSYHPDEDHTIDRPRDYDYWRNYKLDFWPDQQLSFVGPNPVTLEPDNRPLFVGDSDAEFAPDNWHYRRIFYRRNHTGDQYSSDICLVNWPQIDYCDGPIVGVSPEEAKKHLEGARQLSLSMLYWMQTEAPRHDGGYGYRGLKPAGNVMGTLDGLTIAPYIRESRRIKALFTVTENHVGIDARDGLVGAEQFDDSVGVGSYRIDLHPSTAPRNYVDIANWPFQIPLGSLIPQRVKNLLPACKNIGTTHLTNGCYRLHPVEWNIGESVGALAAYCLEHSLEPRTVRETPQTLENFQGLLSNRFGIPLSWPKEIRETPRLELFGRVE encoded by the coding sequence ATGAAAGAACTTCACTCTGATATCGTTATCATCGGGGGCGGACTTGGCGGTGTTGCTGCCGCGCTTTCAGCGCTGAAGATGGGGTACGGCGTTATCCTGACCGAAGAATTCAAATGGCTTGGCGGTCAATTGACAACGCAGGCTGTTCCGCCCGATGAAAACCCCTGGATAGAAACAGTCGGCTCTACCGCCAGCTATAAGCAGCTTCGTCAGGAAATCCGTGCATATTATCGCCGAAACTATCCTTTGACGGACAAGGCACGTGCATCTGAAAACCTTAATCCCGGAAGCGGCAATGTTTCGCCAATCTGTGCCGAACCTCGCGCGGGTGTTGCGGCGATTGACGCCCTGCTTGCACCCTGGTTTGCAACGGACCGTCTAACGGTTCTTCTTAATACCAAGGCAATTGCGGTCGAAAGCAAAGACGACAGTTTTGCATCTGTTACTGTGATGTCAGCTGAATATGGTGAAATGCTTCTGACCGGGAAATATTTCATCGATGCAACCGAACTCGGTGACCTGCTTGAACTTGGTGACGTTGAACATGTGACTGGTGCGGAAAGCCGGGCCGAGACCGGTGAACCATCCGCGCTTGAGGGCGAAGCAGATCCCAACGATCAGCAGGCCGTAAGCTGGTGTTTTGCCATGAGCTATCACCCCGATGAAGATCATACGATTGATCGCCCGCGTGATTACGACTACTGGCGTAATTACAAGCTCGACTTCTGGCCTGATCAGCAACTGTCCTTTGTGGGGCCGAACCCGGTAACACTTGAGCCTGACAACCGGCCGCTTTTTGTTGGCGACAGTGACGCGGAATTTGCCCCGGATAACTGGCACTATCGCCGGATTTTCTATCGCCGCAATCACACCGGTGACCAGTACAGTTCCGATATTTGCCTGGTCAACTGGCCACAGATTGACTATTGCGATGGCCCGATTGTTGGTGTTTCCCCGGAAGAGGCAAAGAAGCATCTGGAAGGTGCACGCCAACTTTCACTATCGATGCTGTACTGGATGCAAACCGAGGCACCACGTCATGACGGGGGTTACGGTTATCGTGGTTTGAAGCCAGCCGGCAACGTAATGGGTACCCTGGATGGTCTGACAATTGCGCCATATATCCGCGAAAGCCGCCGTATCAAGGCGCTGTTCACGGTTACGGAAAACCATGTGGGGATCGATGCCCGTGACGGCCTGGTCGGTGCGGAACAATTCGATGATTCTGTTGGTGTTGGCAGCTATCGTATCGATCTGCATCCATCCACTGCGCCGCGCAATTATGTTGATATTGCAAACTGGCCGTTCCAGATTCCACTCGGAAGCCTGATTCCCCAGCGGGTTAAAAATCTGCTGCCAGCATGTAAAAACATCGGCACTACGCACCTTACCAATGGTTGTTATCGCCTGCACCCGGTTGAATGGAACATCGGGGAAAGCGTTGGTGCGCTTGCGGCTTATTGCCTGGAACATAGCCTGGAGCCGCGTACAGTGCGTGAAACGCCACAGACGCTGGAAAATTTCCAGGGCCTTTTATCCAACCGCTTTGGCATTCCACTTTCCTGGCCCAAAGAAATCCGGGAAACGCCAAGGCTCGAACTGTTCGGGCGTGTGGAGTGA
- a CDS encoding carbohydrate ABC transporter permease, producing MNYRTQQKITRICWIVGLCALAVPFVFPFLWMLSGALKGQADVFASSSLIPVKVHWSNFTEVFAYQPFARQYFNSLYIAIVVTIATLLISSMAGYALARLRFGGSAFILLVLISALMMPEEVTIIPNFFLMKELGLMNTHMPLILLPLFGSQGVMATFLMRQYFLALPSELEEAGRMDGLSRFGVYFKIALPLSKPALSAVGIITFLFSWNLFLEPLVFVNDIELFTLPLALANFTDTYGLPLWHLQLAATALAVIPMLIVYILAQRQIVESFAMSGVKG from the coding sequence ATGAACTACAGAACACAGCAGAAAATCACGCGCATATGCTGGATTGTTGGCCTTTGCGCACTGGCGGTTCCTTTTGTATTTCCGTTTTTATGGATGTTGTCAGGTGCGCTTAAGGGGCAGGCCGATGTCTTTGCATCTTCGTCCCTTATTCCGGTCAAAGTGCATTGGTCAAACTTCACCGAGGTTTTTGCCTATCAGCCTTTTGCCCGGCAATATTTCAATTCGCTCTATATTGCGATTGTCGTGACCATCGCAACCCTGTTGATTTCCTCGATGGCGGGATACGCACTGGCGCGTCTGCGTTTTGGTGGCAGTGCCTTCATATTGCTGGTGCTGATATCGGCCTTGATGATGCCTGAGGAGGTCACAATCATCCCTAACTTCTTTCTGATGAAAGAACTGGGTTTGATGAACACGCATATGCCACTGATCCTGTTGCCGTTATTTGGCTCCCAGGGGGTGATGGCAACGTTTCTGATGCGCCAGTATTTTCTGGCGCTGCCCAGTGAACTTGAAGAAGCGGGGCGCATGGATGGCCTTTCGCGGTTTGGGGTTTATTTCAAAATCGCTTTGCCGCTTTCAAAGCCCGCGCTTTCTGCCGTTGGTATCATCACCTTCCTGTTTTCCTGGAATCTGTTCCTCGAACCATTGGTTTTCGTGAACGATATCGAATTGTTTACGCTGCCGTTGGCGCTCGCAAATTTTACCGACACATACGGCCTGCCGCTTTGGCATCTGCAACTTGCAGCAACCGCGCTTGCCGTCATTCCAATGCTTATTGTCTACATTTTGGCCCAACGCCAAATCGTCGAGAGTTTCGCCATGTCTGGCGTGAAAGGTTGA